In the genome of Diachasmimorpha longicaudata isolate KC_UGA_2023 chromosome 19, iyDiaLong2, whole genome shotgun sequence, one region contains:
- the LOC135171184 gene encoding uncharacterized protein LOC135171184: MSSETLVDKEDLFEDPENQGIIPELLITTEKGINKEHQPKTNTGAIPKDKPVYPHIKTRESWADMSAPLSKKEEFQTRLLLRKVDSIKDINTSLATLANNNVSLTIDELEGQELIINTHWSEFQKLEETVIEFLPNDHDFFAHSLHELAEELKTSSIGLIYQLKGLTKRRELAEKSTPPTQSSNQSGNQLKRIELNTFDGRYSDWKNWSDLYLSMVGSDPNIPGVQKLARLKGLLKGSAAALISTFSVTEENYDKAWRKLVKKYEDPRLIAQALFNRVLNLPKIHKASSENLTANAAAAVETLDQLPQMTKLTTSRLLEQMIIHLLRQSLDSETLKMWELKLGECRDFPTLEEFTNFIESYARGINSGDKLHSTSTNSSTPRTTPVASRRRVAHVASTTETSTKAPPRNNCAFCTGRHYIASCEKFIALSPIKRVDIIISKRLCFNCLGPHLLSRCTCLKSCYKCKAFGQEKRHHTLLHGGHVDLMEDAGQLTKFNLATPAPTPAAEESTHQLSKSTDSTATERIYAPLSQVEESTQQQRSTATVNLNNQRISAQENISENQKSPAINSNQRHSTQPSVLLATALVKAASPRGYLIDARVLIDQGSEISFITDNLVHQLHLKRAHSTLELIGIGGTPSGTTRGVVPVVLHSTIGNQQVEITAHILKKLTTRLPSFSCSTARIGSLQDLQLADPDYLKPGPIDIIIGSDNYGRIIKEKVIKSTSTQLVGQQTAFGWIISGPINCQGCSPRISLTAVRSSANEQLLELLQKFWVQEEINNSMECHELSPEDHQCEMHFQSTHSRDETGRYVVRLPLKTSATALGDSRLKATRQLHSVMRRLQKDEAYSALYKAFIREYHQLNHLQEAPETPEPSPAYYLPHHGVLRDDAITTKLRVVFNGSSASSTGISLNDILYSGGKLQVDAVNVLTWVRKHQFVFGTDIVKMFRQIRVHQDDWDLQRILWLNEDNEEITYQLTTVTYGLNCSPWISLRVLQQLVEDEGHRFPAAVETLRKGRYVDDIYGGADSIDQLKEIATQLQGLCEAGGFPLQKWSSNSPEALQQLGLSPQNSTVHFEEAITKVLGLCWQQSTDTFKYKAKNFTSKTFTKRSVLSEIAQIFDPLGFIAPVVILGKIFIQSLWRLKLKWDDPLPTDYVRQWRKFRAEINELDKISIPRWLRLSTESINIQLHGFADASKSAMSAVVYIRSKKLNEPTSTIIVCAKTRVAPLKEMTIPRLELTAALLLTRLAKTTHQMLELNNVETHLWSDSSVALAWISSHPSRWKEFVHNRVAEIQKTLPEATWRHISGKENPADCASRGISTNQLIEHPLWWSGPDWLNLEPDQWPQSTIDVPAEVSMEAKPSPAHPVAAEVNVNALAELLDRYSALSKVLQVSATINRAINRFRRQPTPQTPVLTPDELNKARLFWVKLTQKQFFASAIRTLRRDHQLPTGHQLAKMTPFLDELGIMRVGGRLRNAQLDADEMHPIILPRQSRLTTLVINEAHQRALHGGTQLTLAITRQKYWIIGGRGTVRSHILHCVICTRYRAQRAQQLMGQLPTARVSPSRAFLHTGVDYAGPMPILKWRPTNAQPAAVHIAVFVCLSTSAVHLELVTRQSTDAFIAAFKRFTGRRGIPQVMYSDNGSNFEGAAGVLHRLYNEESPENQQIQAALATNGTRWSFIPPRAPHFGGKWEAAVKSTKYHLKRTLGTTTLTYEELNTILIQIEACLNSRPISPMSDDPDDLQSLTPGHFLIGEPLQLIPEPSYLDDNPSKMHRWNVITQKIQQFWSRWSKECLQRYLAIYKWNQRQENIKVGDMVLVVNENFPPARWPLARVTAVHPGDDGLTRVATVKTAYSEVARHADGTPNPERYQTRVSTWDRPITKLCLLPTEQLQEDQQELQGDSQESQD; this comes from the exons ATGTCTTCCGAGACATTGGTTGATAAAGAAGATTTGTTCGAGGATCCAGAGAACCAAGGAATCATCCCTGAACTGCTCATCACCACCGAAAAGGGTATCAACAAGGAGCATCAACCAAAGACGAATACTGGAGCTATCCCAAAGGACAAACCAGTATACCCACATATCAAAACTCGAGAGAGCTGGGCAGACATGTCAGCTCCCCTGAGTAAAAAGGAGGAGTTCCAGACGCGACTTCTCCTACGCAAGGTGGACAGCATCAAGGACATCAACACGAGCCTGGCCACATTAGCGAACAACAACGTGTCGCTAACCATAGATGAACTCGAGGGCCAGGAGCTGATAATCAACACACACTGGAGCGAGTTCCAAAAACTAGAGGAAACGGTAATCGAATTTTTACCAAATGATCACGATTTCTTTGCCCACAGCCTCCACGAACTAGCGGAAGAGCTGAAAACATCGAGCATAGGGCTCATATATCAACTCAAGGGCCTCACCAAGAGAAGGGAACTCGCCGAGAAATCAACACCACCTACCCAATCATCAAACCAATCGGGAAATCAACTGAAGAGGATCGAACTCAACACATTCGACGGCAGATACTCCGACTGGAAAAATTGGAGTGATCTGTATCTCTCGATGGTGGGGAGTGACCCCAACATACCAGGAGTGCAGAAGCTGGCTCGCCTCAAGGGCCTGCTGAAAGGGTCAGCAGCAGCACTCATCTCAACGTTCAGCGTCACTGAAGAGAACTACGATAAGGCGTGGAGGAAACTCGTAAAGAAATACGAGGACCCACGACTCATCGCACAAGCTCTATTCAATCGAGTGCTCAACTTGCCGAAAATCCACAAGGCATCCTCAGAAAATCTCACCGCCAATGCAGCAGCGGCAGTAGAGACGCTGGACCAACTGCCTCAAATGACGAAACTCACCACATCGAGACTGCTTGAGCAGATGATCATACACCTGCTACGACAATCGCTCGACTCCGAGACCCTGAAGATGTGGGAATTGAAACTTGGAGAATGCAGAGACTTCCCGACGCTCGAGGAGTTTACGAACTTCATCGAGTCATACGCCAGGGGAATCAACTCAGGAGACAAGCTCCACTCAACTAGCACAAACAGTTCAACGCCACGAACAACGCCTGTCGCGAGCAGGAGAAGAGTAGCACACGTGGCATCAACAACAGAGACATCAACAAAGGCTCCTCCGAGAAATAACTGTGCCTTCTGCACAGGAAGACACTACATCGCGAGTTGCGAGAAGTTCATCGCACTCTCACCAATCAAACGAGTCGACATCATCATCAGCAAGCGGTTGTGCTTCAACTGCTTGGGGCCACACCTACTGAGCAGGTGCACCTGCCTGAAGAGCTGCTACAAATGCAAGGCCTTCGGACAGGAAAAACGTCACCATACTCTACTCCACGGAGGCCACGTGGATTTAATGGAAGACGCTGGGCAGCTGACGAAGTTCAACCTGGCAACACCAGCGCCCACACCAGCGGCAGAGGAATCGA cacatcaattatcgAAATCAACGGATTCAACGGCCACTGAGAGGATTTACGCCCCCCTGAGTCAAGTCGAAGAATCAACTCAACAGCAGAGATCAACTGCAACAGTGAACCTCAACAATCAGCGGATCAGTGCGCAAGAGAACATCAGCGAGAATCAGAAATCACCAGCCATCAACAGTAATCAACGGCACTCAACGCAACCATCTGTGCTGCTAGCCACGGCGCTAGTAAAAGCAGCATCACCACGAGGATATCTGATCGACGCCAGGGTGCTAATCGATCAAGGCTCAGAAATATCGTTCATCACCGACAATCTAGTTCATCAACTCCACCTGAAACGAGCACATTCAACGCTCGAACTAATCGGAATCGGTGGAACACCTTCAGGGACCACGAGAGGAGTGGTGCCAGTCGTGCTGCACTCAACGATTGGAAATCAACAAGTTGAAATCACCGCACACATCTTGAAGAAACTCACCACACGACTGCCATCATTCTCATGTTCAACGGCAAGGATCGGCTCACTACAGGATCTTCAACTAGCCGATCCAGATTATCTAAAGCCTGGACCAATCGACATCATTATCGGATCAGACAACTATGGGCGGATCATCAAAGAAAAGGTTATCAAATCGACATCAACTCAACTAGTTGGCCAACAAACAGCATTTGGTTGGATAATATCAGGTCCAATCAACTGCCAAGGCTGTTCACCGAGAATCTCCTTAACTGCAGTACGGAGTTCCGCGAACGAACAGCTACTAGAGCTTCTCCAAAAATTCTGGGTCCAGGAAGAAATCAACAATTCAATGGAGTGTCATGAGCTATCACCAGAGGATCACCAGTGCGAGATGCACTTTCAATCGACGCACTCCAGAGACGAGACCGGGCGCTATGTTGTGAGGCTCCCCCTGAAAACCTCAGCAACAGCCCTCGGTGACTCGAGGCTCAAAGCAACACGTCAACTACACTCGGTAATGAGACGCCTACAAAAGGATGAGGCGTACTCAGCCCTGTACAAGGCCTTTATCAGAGAGTATCATCAGTTAAATCACCTTCAAGAAGCACCAGAGACTCCAGAACCCTCCCCAGCCTATTATCTACCGCACCACGGGGTTCTGAGAGACGATGCCATCACCACGAAACTACGAGTCGTATTTAACGGCTCCAGCGCGAGCTCAACAGGAATCTCATTGAACGACATTCTCTATTCTGGAGGAAAACTGCAAGTGGATGCAGTCAACGTCCTCACATGGGTGAGGAAACATCAGTTCGTTTTTGGGACAGACATCGTGAAGATGTTTCGCCAAATTCGGGTTCATCAAGACGATTGGGATCTGCAACGAATTTTGTGGCTCAACGAAGACAATGAAGAGATCACCTATCAACTGACCACAGTCACCTATGGGCTCAACTGTTCACCATGGATATCACTAAGAGTCCTTCAACAACTGGTGGAGGATGAAGGTCACCGCTTCCCAGCAGCAGTAGAGACACTCAGAAAAGGTCGCTACGTAGACGATATCTACGGCGGTGCCGACTCCATCGATCAACTAAAAGAAATCGCTACTCAACTACAAGGACTTTGCGAAGCCGGTGGCTTCCCACTCCAAAAATGGAGCAGCAACTCACCAGAAGCTCTTCAACAATTAGGCCTCTCACCACAGAACTCAACAGTGCATTTCGAAGAAGCAATCACCAAGGTCTTAGGCCTTTGCTGGCAGCAGTCAACCGATACATTCAAATACAAGGCCAAGAACTTCACCTCAAAGACGTTCACCAAGAGATCAGTGCTATCAGAgatcgcccaaatctttgatCCACTGGGATTCATCGCTCCAGTTGTCATCCTTGGCAAAATCTTCATCCAAAGTTTATGGAGATTGAAACTTAAATGGGATGATCCATTGCCGACGGACTACGTACGACAATGGAGGAAATTTCGAGCGGAAATCAACGAGCTAGATAAGATCTCAATCCCGAGATGGCTCAGACTGTCAACAGAATCGATCAACATACAACTCCACGGGTTCGCCGATGCATCCAAATCGGCAATGAGCGCAGTAGTCTACATCAGATCAAAGAAACTCAACGAACCGACCTCAACAATCATCGTATGTGCAAAAACGAGGGTGGCACCACTCAAGGAAATGACCATCCCTCGCCTCGAACTCACCGCTGCACTACTGCTCACCCGCCTTGCAAAGACAACTCACCAAATGCTAGAACTCAACAACGTGGAAACTCACCTCTGGTCAGACTCATCTGTTGCTCTGGCGTGGATAAGCAGTCATCCCTCACGCTGGAAGGAATTTGTCCACAACAGAGTAGCAGAAATCCAAAAGACATTGCCAGAAGCAACATGGAGGCACATCAGTGGAAAGGAAAATCCAGCAGATTGTGCCTCAAGGGGGATCTCAACAAATCAACTCATCGAACATCCACTCTGGTGGTCAGGACCTGACTGGCTTAATCTAGAGCCAGACCAGTGGCCACAATCAACAATAGACGTCCCTGCAGAGGTCTCAATGGAAGCGAAACCATCACCAGCTCATCCAGTCGCAGCTGAGGTCAACGTCAACGCACTAGCAGAGTTGCTAGACAGATACTCAGCACTATCAAAGGTGCTGCAAGTGTCAGCGACCATCAACAGGGCAATCAATAGGTTCAGAAGGCAACCAACACCCCAGACACCAGTCCTCACACCTGACGAACTCAACAAGGCTCGGCTATTCTGGGTAAAACTAACACAAAAACAATTCTTTGCTTCAGCAATAAGGACCCTCAGGAGAGACCATCAACTGCCAACGGGACATCAACTAGCCAAGATGACCCCATTCCTAGACGAGCTAGGAATCATGAGAGTCGGAGGACGACTCAGAAACGCTCAACTAGACGCTGACGAGATGCACCCCATCATACTGCCTCGCCAGTCGCGACTCACCACACTGGTCATCAACGAAGCTCACCAACGAGCACTCCACGGAGGAACTCAACTCACGTTGGCAATCACCCGCCAAAAATACTGGATAATTGGCGGCAGAGGCACTGTTCGATCCCACATCCTACACTGTGTCATCTGCACCAGATATCGGGCTCAACGAGCCCAACAGCTGATGGGACAACTTCCCACAGCAAGAGTATCACCATCAAGAGCATTCCTCCACACAGGGGTGGATTATGCTGGTCCAATGCCCATACTTAAGTGGAGACCAACAAATGCTCAACCAGCCGCGGTGCACATCGCAGTCTTCGTCTGCCTGAGCACATCAGCAGTGCACCTGGAGCTGGTCACGCGTCAAAGCACAGACGCATTCATCGCAGCATTCAAGAGATTCACCGGGAGAAGAGGAATCCCCCAAGTGATGTATAGTGACAACGGAAGCAACTTTGAAGGAGCTGCTGGAGTCCTACATCGATTATACAACGAGGAATCACCAGAGAATCAACAAATCCAAGCTGCACTTGCCACAAATGGAACTCGCTGGAGCTTCATCCCACCACGAGCACCCCATTTTGGTGGCAAATGGGAAGCAGCGGTGAAATCAACGAAATATCACCTGAAACGTACGCTGGGAACAACGACACTCACCTATGAAGAGCTCAACACCATCTTGATCCAGATCGAGGCCTGCCTAAACTCCAGGCCGATCTCACCAATGTCTGATGACCCAGACGACCTTCAATCGCTCACCCCAGGACACTTCCTGATAGGTGAGCCACTTCAACTGATCCCAGAGCCATCCTACTTGGATGACAATCCATCCAAGATGCATCGGTGGAACGTAATCACccagaaaattcaacaattctgGTCAAGATGGTCAAAAGaatgtcttcaacgatacctgGCCATCTACAAGTGGAATCAACGCCAGGAAAATATCAAGGTTGGAGACATGGTGCTAGTGGTGAACGAAAACTTTCCACCAGCAAGGTGGCCACTAGCACGAGTCACCGCAGTTCACCCGGGAGACGACGGACTCACCAGAGTAGCGACTGTCAAGACAGCCTACTCAGAAGTAGCTAGGCACGCGGACGGTACGCCTAATCCAGAGAGGTACCAAACACGAGTCAGCACCTGGGATCGACCCATCACCAAACTCTGCCTGCTACCAACAGAACAACTGCAAGAAGATCAACAAGAACTTCAAGGGGACTCCCAGGAATCACAGGACTGA